The following are from one region of the Vanessa cardui chromosome 3, ilVanCard2.1, whole genome shotgun sequence genome:
- the LOC124543581 gene encoding protein FRA10AC1 homolog isoform X2 yields the protein MSARLRNLNPFELHKYLVNVYCLNAKGSSALLKRDTSRDRTDLDVIRENHKFLWEDDEVADTWEKQLAKKYYDKLFKEYCICDLSRYKENKVALRWRVEREVVLGKGQFQCGEKTCHNDRDLKSWEVNFAYLEDNEKKNALVKLRLCPECSNKLNYKSKKREIKRIKKSQKKKRKRTDKCEDDSGNEEDETVPSESVVEEPSTSAQAAEKIDDIEESLWKKGIQEVEEKTREEEFEDYLTDLLL from the exons ATGTCGGCAAGGTTACGTAATCTTAATCCGTTTGAGTTACATAAGTATCTAGTTAATGTTTATTGTTTGAATGCCAAGGGTTCCTCTGCGTTACTGAAACGGGACACCTCGAGAGATAGAACTGACCTTGACGTTATAAGGGAAAATCACAAGTTTCTCTGGGAGGACGACGAGGTTGCGGATACGTGGGAAAAGCAActggcaaaaaaatattacgataaGCTTTTTAAAGAATACTGTATATGCGATCTGAGCAGATACAAAGAGAACAAA GTAGCGCTAAGATGGCGCGTTGAGAGAGAGGTGGTGTTGGGAAAAGGACAATTTCAGTGTGGCGAAAAAACGTGTCACAACGATCGAGATCTAAAATCTTGGGAAGTTAATTTCGCATATTTAGAAGACAATGAGAAGAAGAATGCTCTTGTAAAATTGC GTCTCTGTCCAGaatgttcaaataaattaaattacaaatctaAGAAAcgagaaataaaaagaattaaaaagagCCAAAAGAAAAAGAGAAAGCGAACGGATAAGTGCGAAGATGACAGTGGAAATGAAGAAGATGAAACAGTACCGTCGGAATCCGTGGTAGAGGAACCATCTACTTCCGCACAGGCGGCAGAGAAGATTGATGATATTGAAGAGTCGTTATGGAAAAAAG GTATTCAAGAAGTTGAGGAAAAAACGAGGGAGGAAGAATTTGAAGATTACTTGACTGATCTGCTGCTGTGA
- the LOC124543581 gene encoding zinc finger protein 596 isoform X1, with product MQNNPQELSWQAIQAIVGVKLPPNVLRFDDIGFHLVNNSVSSAEDSDSDVEIVENGWESDNNVSSKPEHSDNEKTTSDRDQSVSPVLRLVEPDNNNSGKEILDYRNFVVKMDTKDITDNDNDQVPQINNDDADSSNGNVMSIENYLEVTLSTDSEASHICSQCNQMFPSEQQLSSHQCSAKPTEEKKYPCHVCAEKFPSYWELRKHINSHFPGMLDSKSSFCHLCQNDYTKTGFMNHLRKHTGERPFVCELCHKAFSQSSSLSIHMKFHLNVRKHACTVCEKKFVTKSELSRHMTVHTKQKSYYCGVCDKAFTRSDNMKKHEKTHG from the coding sequence ATGCAGAACAACCCCCAGGAGCTTTCATGGCAGGCGATTCAGGCTATTGTTGGGGTTAAACTTCCACCAAATGTGTTGCGTTTCGATGATATCGGATTCCATTTAGTGAATAATTCCGTTTCGAGTGCTGAAGATTCAGATTCAGATGTAGAAATAGTAGAAAATGGCTGGGAATCAGACAACAACGTATCCTCTAAACCAGAGCATTCAGATAACGAAAAGACGACATCGGACCGCGACCAAAGCGTATCGCCCGTTTTACGACTCGTAGAGCCAGACAATAATAATTCAGGTAAAGAAATATTAGATTATAGAAATTTCGTAGTTAAAATGGATACCAAAGACATAACAGATAATGATAACGATCAAGTGCCTCAAATTAATAACGACGATGCTGATAGCTCAAATGGCAATGTAATGTCAATAGAAAATTATCTGGAGGTAACTCTATCAACCGATTCAGAGGCTAGTCATATATGTAGCCAGTGTAACCAAATGTTTCCCAGTGAGCAGCAGTTGTCTTCACATCAGTGTAGTGCTAAACCCACCGAAGAAAAGAAATATCCTTGTCATGTTTGTGCGGAGAAATTTCCAAGCTACTGGGAATTAAGAAAACATATAAACAGCCATTTCCCTGGTATGTTAGATTCGAAATCCAGTTTTTGTCATCTCTGTCAGAATGATTATACCAAAACAGGATTTATGAATCACTTGAGGAAACACACTGGAGAACGTCCCTTTGTTTGTGAACTCTGCCACAAAGCATTCTCGCAGTCGAGTTCGTTGTCAATACATATGAAGTTCCATCTGAATGTTCGTAAACACGCTTGCACTGTTTGTGAGAAAAAATTTGTAACTAAGAGTGAACTGTCCCGTCACATGACTGTGCACACCAAGCAAAAGTCATATTATTGTGGTGTTTGTGACAAAGCCTTCACTCGATCTGATAATATGAAGAAACACGAGAAGACACATGGATAA
- the LOC124543598 gene encoding ribonuclease H2 subunit A isoform X1, with translation MTMASFEALHDYIKSKNNYTKFVNSSEVPQVCKSEPCMLGVDEAGRGPVLGPMVYGIAYCPISQKEVLRTLGCADSKALTEEKRDEILLKMLSEEEALNNVGWIAEVISPNYISNSMYRRAKHSLNEVSMNSAISLIKKAIEFGANITEVYVDTVGPPEKYQAKLSEIFPDIKITVAKKADSIYPIVSAASIVAKVTRDHALKVWEFHEGLEMNHKEFGSGYPGDPLTKKFIRDQIDRVFGYPLLVRFSWSTAELMLQEKAAKCTFEEIDDSTTKKPAGTKSISTFFSPKNEKKRKRHKFFEERYLTINNVFE, from the exons ATGACAATGGCATCTTTTGAAGCTTTGCacgattatattaaatcaaaaaacaatTATACGAAGTTTGTAAATAGTTCCGAAGTCCCACAGGTTTGCAAATCTGAGCCATGCATGCTCGGTGTCGATGAAGCCGGTCGTGGCCCTGTATTAG GGCCAATGGTGTATGGAATAGCATATTGCCCTATAAGTCAAAAAGAAGTTTTACGAACGTTAGGATGTGCAGATTCAAAAGCGCTAACAGAAGAGAAGCGAGATGAGATCCTTCTAAAAATGCTTTCAGAAGAAGAAGCATTGAACAATGTTGGGTGGATTGCGGAAGTTATATCTccaaattacatttcaaattctATGTACAGACGAGCTAAACATTCACTTAATgag GTTTCAATGAATTCTGCAATAAGCTTGATTAAAAAAGCCATAGAGTTTGGAGCTAATATTACTGAGGTTTATGTTGATACAGTCGGCCCACCCGAGAAATATCAGGCTAAGCTGAGTGAAATTTTCCctgatattaaaattact gtGGCGAAAAAAGCTGATTCCATTTATCCAATTGTATCAGCGGCAAGTATAGTGGCAAAGGTTACGAGAGACCATGCTCTGAAAGTCTGGGAATTCCACGAGGGCTTGGAAATGAACCATAAAGAATTTGGCAGCGGTTATCCTGGAG ATCCATTAACAAAGAAGTTTATACGAGATCAAATAGACAGAGTGTTCGGATATCCTCTCCTGGTGAGGTTCAGTTGGTCCACAGCAGAGCTGATGCTGCAAGAGAAAGCCGCTAAATGTACATTTGAAGAAATTGATGATTCAACAACAAAGAAACCAGCGGGAACAAAATCAATCAGTACATTTTTTTCACctaaaaatgaaaagaaaagaaaacgaCATAAATTTTTCGAAGAAAGATATCTGACTATCAATAATGTTTTTGAGtag
- the LOC124543598 gene encoding ribonuclease H2 subunit A isoform X2 has translation MVYGIAYCPISQKEVLRTLGCADSKALTEEKRDEILLKMLSEEEALNNVGWIAEVISPNYISNSMYRRAKHSLNEVSMNSAISLIKKAIEFGANITEVYVDTVGPPEKYQAKLSEIFPDIKITVAKKADSIYPIVSAASIVAKVTRDHALKVWEFHEGLEMNHKEFGSGYPGDPLTKKFIRDQIDRVFGYPLLVRFSWSTAELMLQEKAAKCTFEEIDDSTTKKPAGTKSISTFFSPKNEKKRKRHKFFEERYLTINNVFE, from the exons ATGGTGTATGGAATAGCATATTGCCCTATAAGTCAAAAAGAAGTTTTACGAACGTTAGGATGTGCAGATTCAAAAGCGCTAACAGAAGAGAAGCGAGATGAGATCCTTCTAAAAATGCTTTCAGAAGAAGAAGCATTGAACAATGTTGGGTGGATTGCGGAAGTTATATCTccaaattacatttcaaattctATGTACAGACGAGCTAAACATTCACTTAATgag GTTTCAATGAATTCTGCAATAAGCTTGATTAAAAAAGCCATAGAGTTTGGAGCTAATATTACTGAGGTTTATGTTGATACAGTCGGCCCACCCGAGAAATATCAGGCTAAGCTGAGTGAAATTTTCCctgatattaaaattact gtGGCGAAAAAAGCTGATTCCATTTATCCAATTGTATCAGCGGCAAGTATAGTGGCAAAGGTTACGAGAGACCATGCTCTGAAAGTCTGGGAATTCCACGAGGGCTTGGAAATGAACCATAAAGAATTTGGCAGCGGTTATCCTGGAG ATCCATTAACAAAGAAGTTTATACGAGATCAAATAGACAGAGTGTTCGGATATCCTCTCCTGGTGAGGTTCAGTTGGTCCACAGCAGAGCTGATGCTGCAAGAGAAAGCCGCTAAATGTACATTTGAAGAAATTGATGATTCAACAACAAAGAAACCAGCGGGAACAAAATCAATCAGTACATTTTTTTCACctaaaaatgaaaagaaaagaaaacgaCATAAATTTTTCGAAGAAAGATATCTGACTATCAATAATGTTTTTGAGtag
- the LOC124543712 gene encoding pH-response regulator protein palI/RIM9: protein MALCRYCFAFLSLFACVSAIVGPAANSSKVVIVTKADTYLDAYSKSRVDAEKAKEGVVIVTAKDGEKKISNRDDSYNSGYDYSPPYSSSDSFSSSGSPSYSGPSSYSGSSNTYLPPSSYGPPVKFESDVTYTSPPNTYGPPSSNYGPPAHSYGPPAQSYGPPSHSYGPPAPVYGPPIHKPAPPPPVYGPPLKPSYGVPYTAPGLSFFDKLSLKLDILTIAKLMLKFLIFKKIVTMIAVVCMLLVIPKLISFKKDKDGPEEDERKFGARNVVELNSAQQLLERAMNVYGRQQADCGLTCRVRSVIDDIYGFQPYFRVNGSAES from the exons ATGGCACTTTGTCGATACTGTTTCGCGTTTTTGTCTTTGTTCGCGTGTGTTTCGGCCATCGTCGGTCCGGCAGCGAATAGTTCTAAAGTTGTAATTGTAACGAAAGCAGACACTTACCTCGATGCCTATTCCAAATCTCGTGTGGACGCCGAAAAAGCGAAAGAGGGTGTGGTGATCGTGACGGCTAAGGATGGAGAGAAAAAGATATCAAACCGTGATGATAGCTACAATTCCGGATATGATTACTCACCTCCGTACTCCAGCAGCGACAGCTTTAGTTCATCCGGATCTCCGAGCTATTCTGGACCTTCAAGCTATTCTGGTTCTTCGAACACCTATTTACCTCCGTCTAGTTATGGACCACCGGTGAAATTTGAATCTGATGTTACATACACGTCCCCGCCCAATACGTATGGACCGCCTTCTTCAAATTATGGACCTCCAGCTCATAGTTACGGGCCTCCCGCTCAGAGTTATGGACCTCCTTCGCACTCTTATGGGCCACCGGCTCCAGTTTACGGGCCTCCAATTCACAAACCTGCACCCCCTCCCCCTGTATATGGTCCTCCTCTTAAGCCGTCCTATGGTGTCCCTTACACAGCCCCAGGACTAAGTTTCTTTGACAAACTATCATTGAAATTGGATATTTTGACGATTGCGAAGTTGATGCTGAAattccttatatttaaaaaaattgtcacaaTGATTGCTGTGGTGTGCATGTTGCTCGTCATCCCCAAGTTGATATCTTTCAAAAAAGATAAAGACGGACCTGAAGAGGACGAACGCAAATTTGGTGCTCGTAATG TGGTGGAACTAAATTCAGCGCAACAGTTGTTAGAGAGAGCTATGAACGTGTACGGGCGGCAGCAGGCTGATTGTGGCCTCACGTGTCGCGTGCGCAGCGTCATTGACGACATATACGGTTTTCAACCTTATTTCAG AGTCAACGGTAGCGCAGAGTCGTAA